In Sardina pilchardus chromosome 10, fSarPil1.1, whole genome shotgun sequence, one genomic interval encodes:
- the rassf7a gene encoding ras association domain-containing protein 8, which produces MELKVWVDGVVRVVCGLSQETSCQDVVIALAQAIGQTGRYVLVQKLRDTERQLLANERPLESLAKLGQHGSEVQFFLRRTGPSSSDSLGSDRSLTLPKPPPSSSSNSDGDLPKRREPKKSLTFNLGPSSSPRAKPKQARKSLPARDSPEQRASPSPVSHTPSPTPQPPSPAGPPKEEVFRHVLQQQERLAALEAQLEALERESRPWEQPSPSTSTSTSLSPCPSPSGSGSGEPPGLQGELERLEETLRRNQAELAHEDYWEEELRVELEHERNMRRRLGELHAKLDDCGRRLQDFNERADYLERELQKESQAAANASSNASASASSSSSPEESLAVMRAEIQSRQRQGTELEAELSQTESTLGKTESLLQERQDELEELNKELRQCNLQQFIQQAGVLPVHSSSQTDLNEPMVMEQHIELAQLLKERYGMSSPVSPPMESPPRPTAKHFLGHPRNLQNPLVSSLNPEVLTSRESSWR; this is translated from the exons ATGGAGCTGAAGGTGTGGGTGGACGGCGTGGTGCGCGTGGTGTGTGGCCTGTCCCAGGAGACGTCCTGCCAGGATGTAGTCATCGCCCTCGCTCAGGCCATTG GTCAGACCGGTCGTTATGTGCTAGTTCAGAAACTGAGGGACACAGAACGCCAGCTTCTGGCCAACGAGCGGCCGTTAGAGTCCCTGGCCAAGCTGGGTCAGCACGGGAGCGAGGTGCAGTTCTTCCTGCGTCGGACCGGCCCCAGCAGCAGCGATTCCCTCGGCTCCGACCGCAGCCTCACGCTGCCCAAGCCGCCGCCGTCGTCGTCCTCCAACAGCGACGGCGACCTCCCGAAACGCCGGGAGCCCAAGAAGTCGCTCACCTTCAACCTGGGCCCTTCCAGCTCGCCCCGAGCCAAGCCCAAGCAGGCCCGCAAGTCCCTGCCCGCGAGAGACTCCCCAGAGCAGAGGGCGTCCCCCTCCCCGGTCTCCCACACGCCCTCACCGACgccccagcccccctcccccgccggACCCCCCAAAGAGGAGGTCTTCCGGCACGttctgcagcagcaggagcGGCTGGCGGCTCTGGAGGCCCAGCTGGAGGCCCTGGAGCGGGAGAGCCGGCCCTGGGAGCAGCCGTCGCCGTCGACATCGACATCGACGTCGCTGTCGCCGTGTCCGTCCCCCTCGGGCTCCGGCAGCGGGGAGCCTCCGGGCCTGCAGGGGGAGCTGGAGCGCCTGGAGGAGACGCTGCGGCGCAACCAGGCGGAGCTGGCGCACGAGGACTACTGGGAGGAGGAGCTGCGCGTGGAGCTGGAGCACGAGCGCAACATGCGGCGGCGGCTGGGCGAGCTGCACGCCAAGCTGGACGACTGCGGCCGCCGGCTGCAGGACTTCAACGAGCGCGCCGACTACCTGGAGCGCGAGCTGCAGAAGGAGAGCCAGGCCGCCGCCAACGCTAGCTCCAACGCCAGCGccagcgcctcctcctcctcctcgccggaGGAGTCTCTGGCCGTGATGAGGGCGGAGATCCAGAGCCGACAGAGGCAAGGGACGGAGCTGGAGGCGGAGTTGAGCCAGACGGAGAGCACGCTGGGGAAGACCGAGTCGCTGCTGCAG GAGCGTCAGGATGAGCTGGAGGAGCTGAATAAGGAGCTGAGGCAGTGTAACCTGCAGCAGTTCATCCAGCAGGCGGGCGTGTTGCCCGTGCACTCCAGCTCCCAGACCGACCTCAACGAGCCcatggtgatggagcagcacaTCGAGCTCGCCCAGCTGCTCAAGGAGCGCTACGGCATGAGCA GTCCTGTCTCTCCTCCGATGGAGTCCCCTCCTCGTCCCACGGCCAAGCACTTCCTGGGTCACCCGCGCAACCTGCAGAACCCACTGGTGTCCAGCCTCAACCctgagg TCCTCACATCCAGGGAGTCGTCATGGAGATAA